In Pseudonocardia sp. DSM 110487, the sequence ACCCGGGCGACGCCGGCGACCCTGGTCGCCGGCACTGGGTAGCGTGCGGGTGCAGGTCCACTGACTCCGAGGGGAAGCGATGACCGTGCCAGAGGCGAAGAGCCGCATCGGTGTGACGGGACTGGCCGTGATGGGGGCGAACCTGGCCCGCAACATCGCGCGGCGGGGCACGCCAATCGCCGTCCACAACCGCACCGCGGCTCGCACGCGGGAGTTCATGGAGGCCTACGGCTCGGAGGGCGCGTTCACGGCGGCCGAGACCGTCGAGGACTTCGTCGCCGCGCTGGAGCGGCCGCGGCGGATCATCGTGATGGTGAAGGCGGGCGCTCCCGTCGATGCCGTGATCGAGGAGCTGGCGCCGTTGCTCGACGAGGGCGACATCATCATCGACGCCGGCAACTCGCATTTCCCCGACACCAAACGGCGCACCGATGAGTGCGCCGCGCGGGGCCTGCGCTTCATGGGCGTCGGCGTCTCCGGTGGCGAGGAGGGCGCGCTGCTCGGGCCGAGCATCATGCCCGGTGGCGACCCGGCCGCGTACGCCGAGGTCGAGGAGATCTTCAGGAGCATCGCCGCGCAGGTGGACGGCACGCCGTGCTGCGTGCACGTCGGACCGGACGGCGCGGGCCACTACGTCAAGATGGTCCACAACGGCATCGAGTACGCCGACATCCAGCTCATCGCCGAGGCGTACGACCTGCTCACGCACGTCGCGGGCCTCGACGCGCCGGCCATCGGCAACATCTTCGAGGAGTGGAACTCGGGCGACCTGGAGTCGTTCCTCATCGAGATCACGGCCGAGGTGCTGCAGAAGACGGACGCCGGCACCGGCCGCCCGCTCGTGGACGTCATCCTCGACGAGGCCGAGCAGAAGGGCACCGGGCGCTGGACGGCGATCGACGCGCTCGACCTCGGCGTCCCGCTCACCGGCATCACCGAGGCCGTGTTCGCGCGCACCCTCTCGTCGCTGAAGGGCGAGCGGAAGGCGGCCGCGGGCACCCTCGGCGGTCCGGTGCCCGGAGCGGGCGAGGACCGGGCCGACCTGGTCGACGACATCCGGCAGGCCCTCTACGCCAGCAAGGTGGTGGCGTACGCGCAGGGCTTCGCGCAGATGCGCGCGGCGTCGGCGGCCAACGACTGGAACCTCGACCTGGGCGCGATGGCCACCATCTGGCGGGGCGGCTGCATCATCCGCGCGCAGTTCCTCAACCGCATCCGGGACGCCTACGCCGAACACGGCGACGTCGAGAACCTGCTGATGGTGCCGTACTTCACCGACGCCGTGGCCAAGGCGCAGGACGCGTGGCGCCGCGTGGTGATCACGGCGACGCAGCAGGGCGTCGCGATCCCGGCGTTCGCGAGCTCGCTGTCCTACTACGACGGCTACCGGCGCGAGCGCGGCCCCGCCAACCTGATCCAGGGCCTGCGGGACTTCTTCGGCGCCCACACCTACCGGCGGATCGACACCGAGGGCGTGTTCCACACCCGCTGGGCCCAGGACGGCACCGAGGTTCGCACGGACGCCTGAACCACCCCCTGTCCGGTGGTCTCGATACGCGCCGGCCCTGGCGGGCCGGCGCTACTCGACCACCGGGCAGCTCTAGCCGCGGCGGCCTGCTTCGAGTGGGCCCGGCATCGTGATCCCGTACTCGCGGATCTTGCGGTAGATCGTGGCGCGGGACGAGCCGAGCAGGCGGGCGGCCTCGACCTTGTTGCCGTCGGTGTCGAGCAGCGCCTCGATGATGGCGTCGCACTCGATCGCCTCGAGCGGGGTGAGCACCCGCCGCGTGGTGATCCGGCACTCCGGCGGCAGGTCGCGCGCCTCCACCACACCGGAACGCCGCTTGGCCACGACCTTGCGCAACACCTGGTGCAGCTGCTCCACGTTGCCCGGCCACCGGCTGCGCATGAGCACGTGCATGGCCTCGGGGGAGCAGGTGAGCGCGCCGTGGGCGAGGCGGGTGAGCAGGTGCGGCACCAGCTCGGCCACGTCCTCGATGTGGTGGCGCAGCGGCGG encodes:
- the gndA gene encoding NADP-dependent phosphogluconate dehydrogenase, yielding MTVPEAKSRIGVTGLAVMGANLARNIARRGTPIAVHNRTAARTREFMEAYGSEGAFTAAETVEDFVAALERPRRIIVMVKAGAPVDAVIEELAPLLDEGDIIIDAGNSHFPDTKRRTDECAARGLRFMGVGVSGGEEGALLGPSIMPGGDPAAYAEVEEIFRSIAAQVDGTPCCVHVGPDGAGHYVKMVHNGIEYADIQLIAEAYDLLTHVAGLDAPAIGNIFEEWNSGDLESFLIEITAEVLQKTDAGTGRPLVDVILDEAEQKGTGRWTAIDALDLGVPLTGITEAVFARTLSSLKGERKAAAGTLGGPVPGAGEDRADLVDDIRQALYASKVVAYAQGFAQMRAASAANDWNLDLGAMATIWRGGCIIRAQFLNRIRDAYAEHGDVENLLMVPYFTDAVAKAQDAWRRVVITATQQGVAIPAFASSLSYYDGYRRERGPANLIQGLRDFFGAHTYRRIDTEGVFHTRWAQDGTEVRTDA